A DNA window from Pyrus communis chromosome 3, drPyrComm1.1, whole genome shotgun sequence contains the following coding sequences:
- the LOC137729498 gene encoding 9-cis-epoxycarotenoid dioxygenase NCED2, chloroplastic-like: MTMPSTATAAATGTRVKPVTGTTRHRRLPSLNSSNSFRNQLGFSPSSSSIFKSKTISCSLQTPSLVQIPKHSPTYQQPSTSTSTKIPRENKTQKSPTSPQQWNLLQRAASMALDAMESALLSKEKQHPLPKTSDPEVQIAGNFAPVPEHPVEHYLPVTGKIPDSIQGLYVRNGANPLHEPVAGHHLFDGDGMVHALQFKDGTASYACRFTETSRISQERDLGRPLFPKAIGELHGHSGIARLLLFYARGMFGLVDPTHGVGVANAGLVYHNGHLLAMSEDDLPYHVQITETGDLKTVGRYDFEGQLKSTMIAHPKVDPATGELFALSYDVVQRPYLKYFKFSPNGEKSPDIEINLEQPTMMHDFAITERHVVIPDQQVVFKLQEMIGGGSPVIYDKNKMSRFGILDKNAKDASGIRWVDCPDCFCFHLWNAWEEPETDEIVVIGSCMTPPDSIFNECDENLESVLSEIRLNLKTGKSTRRRICSENLNLEAGMVNRNKLGRKTQFAYLALAEPWPKVSGFAKVDLSTGEVKKHIYGDEKYGGEPLFLPRDPNSENEDDGYILAFVHDEKKWKSELQIVNAMDLKVEATIQLPSRVPYGFHGTFISTKDLKKQA; the protein is encoded by the coding sequence ATGACCATGCCTTCCACGGCAACAGCGGCAGCTACAGGTACACGGGTTAAGCCTGTTACTGGTACTACTAGACACCGCCGGCTTCCTTCTTTAAACTCTTCAAATTCCTTCAGAAATCAATTGGGATTTTCCCCCTCTTCTTCCTCAATTTTCAAATCAAAAACCATCTCTTGCTCTCTGCAAACACCTTCTTTAGTCCAAATTCCCAAACACTCCCCTACCTACCAACAACCTTCAACTTCAACTTCCACTAAAATCCCAAGAGAAAATAAGACCCAAAAGTCCCCAACTTCTCCACAACAATGGAACTTGTTACAGAGAGCAGCATCCATGGCTTTGGACGCAATGGAGAGCGCTCTGCTttccaaggaaaaacaacacCCACTTCCCAAAACATCCGACCCAGAAGTCCAAATCGCCGGAAACTTTGCTCCGGTGCCGGAGCACCCCGTCGAACACTATCTACCTGTGACCGGAAAAATCCCCGACTCAATCCAGGGCCTCTACGTCCGAAACGGCGCCAACCCACTTCACGAGCCGGTCGCCGGTCACCACCTCTTCGACGGCGACGGCATGGTCCACGCCCTCCAGTTCAAAGACGGAACCGCCAGCTACGCTTGCAGGTTCACCGAAACCAGCCGTATCAGCCAAGAACGTGACCTCGGCCGTCCCCTGTTTCCCAAAGCCATTGGCGAGCTCCACGGCCACTCCGGCATCGCCCGCCTCCTCCTTTTCTACGCCAGAGGGATGTTCGGACTCGTGGACCCCACCCACGGCGTCGGCGTCGCGAACGCCGGCCTCGTCTACCACAACGGTCACCTCCTCGCCATGTCGGAAGACGACTTGCCGTATCACGTCCAAATCACCGAAACAGGGGACCTCAAAACGGTCGGCCGCTACGACTTCGAAGGGCAGCTGAAGTCCACAATGATCGCCCACCCGAAGGTTGACCCCGCCACGGGGGAGCTCTTCGCGCTCAGCTACGACGTCGTTCAGAGGCCTTACTTGAAATACTTCAAATTCTCCCCAAACGGCGAGAAGTCCCCCGACATCGAAATCAACCTCGAGCAGCCCACCATGATGCACGACTTCGCCATTACCGAACGACACGTCGTAATCCCCGACCAGCAGGTGGTGTTCAAGCTGCAGGAGATGATCGGCGGTGGGTCCCCCGTGATTTACGACAAGAACAAGATGTCGCGTTTTGGGATCCTCGACAAGAATGCCAAGGACGCGTCGGGAATCCGGTGGGTCGACTGCCCCGACTGCTTCTGCTTCCACCTCTGGAACGCGTGGGAGGAGCCGGAGACGGACGAGATCGTCGTTATCGGCTCGTGCATGACGCCCCCGGACTCCATTTTCAATGAATGCGACGAGAATTTAGAGAGTGTTCTGTCCGAAATCCGGCTCAATTTGAAAACCGGCAAGTCGACGCGCCGCCGCATTTGCTCCGAGAATCTGAACCTGGAAGCTGGGATGGTGAATCGGAACAAGCTAGGGAGAAAAACCCAGTTCGCGTATTTGGCCCTGGCGGAGCCGTGGCCGAAAGTTTCGGGTTTTGCGAAGGTGGACCTCTCCACTGGTGAGGTGAAGAAGCATATCTACGGTGACGAGAAGTACGGTGGCGAACCTCTGTTTCTTCCCAGAGACCCCAACTCGGAGAACGAGGACGATGGTTACATTTTGGCCTTCGTTCACGACGAGAAGAAGTGGAAGTCGGAGCTGCAAATCGTGAACGCCATGGATTTGAAGGTGGAAGCTACAATTCAGCTGCCCTCGAGAGTTCCGTACGGTTTTCATGGAACGTTTATAAGCACTAAGGACTTGAAGAAGCAGGCCTGA
- the LOC137728412 gene encoding uncharacterized protein: MGFINGSKNVHQDLTIILPLKRVENDDYLKIKDARDHLAAAGEIFEDADIIILALKGLPEEFNTFRCVIKGRENRISLKDFRPQLLVKEAIIAQSFETSSALSFGSAMVTGVQSEKGKALVIDQDQLGYSSDQSFKTNEGSSSFSYNHGNGSYNNFNEGYHNYGSYKGNNFRGKGKGRFEYNSGPRFSNGNPGILGTPKLYQSHCPDHPSEILTCQISLQCYHKSNFVYQGKPPTVNLIAMHADHQPSAPSEQFWIANTGATSHMTYELANLEHSISYQGNDTITTASGAGQIHRENTT, translated from the exons ATGGGGTTCATTAATGGTTCAAAAAATGTCCACCAAGATTTGACaattattctaccactgaaaagGGTTGAAAATGATGACTACTTG AAAATCAAAGATGCAAGAGATCATCTTGCTGCAGCAGGGGAAATCTTTGAAGATGCTGATATTATCATACTGGCTTTGAAAGGATTGCCTGAAGAATTCAACACTTTTCGATGTGTGATCAAAGGAAGGGAAAATAGAATCTCTCTCAAAGATTTTAGGCCTCAATTACTGGTAAAAGAAGCTATTATTGCTCAATCTTTTGAAACTTCATCTGCTTTGTCTTTTGGAAGTGCTATGGTTACTGGAGTTCAATCTGAAAAAGGGAAAGCTCTTGTTATTGATCAAGATCAATTAGGGTATTCTTCTGATCAATCTTTCAAGACTAATGAAGGGTCAAGTTCTTTTAGTTATAATCATGGCAATGGATCTTATAACAATTTCAATGAGGGTTATCATAATTATGGTAGCTATAAGGGTAACAATTTTCGCGGCAAAGGCAAAGGAAGATTTGAATATAATTCTGGCCCAAGGTTTTCAAATGGTAATCCTGGCATCCTTGGCACACCAAAGCTATATCAATCTCATTGTCCGGATCATCCATCTGAGATTCTCACTTGCCAAATAT CCCTACAATGTTATCACAAAAGTAACTTTGTTTATCAAGGAAAGCCTCCAACTGTCAATCTCATAGCTATGCATGCTGATCACCAACCTTCTGCACCATCTGAGCAGTTTTGGATTGCAAATACTGGTGCCACTTCACACATGACATATGAGTTAGCAAATTTGGAACACTCTATTTCATATCAGGGAAATGATACAATTACCACTGCCAGTGGTGCAG GACAAATCCATAGGGAAAATACTACTTAA